The Apus apus isolate bApuApu2 chromosome 8, bApuApu2.pri.cur, whole genome shotgun sequence genome has a window encoding:
- the PXYLP1 gene encoding 2-phosphoxylose phosphatase 1 isoform X1 — MATCATASQAGWSYKGKQKRRMVVLLVFLVLVHLIPVNPIREDGLNPKSRKRIMPDLLTEPPAIDPVYEAHVYCNIPTIAERSMEGHAPHYFKLVSVQVLIRHGDRYPLYAIPKTKRPDIDCMLLPSRKPSHLQLEAFIKHMSKGSAAQMDGSLSSLPRYPSHSLCEMGELTQTGVVQHLRNGQLLRDIYINKHKLLPSDWTAKQLYLETTGKSRTLQSALALLYTFLPDFDWRKINIRHQWSTIFCAGSCDCPMRNHYLEEEQRRQYSLRVKNSDLEKIYVDMAKIVGIPTRQLRASNPIDSLLCYFCHNVSFPCTKTGCISMEHFKVIKRHQLEDERERQDKKLYFLYALLATHPLLNQTVNRLQRIAEGKKEEVFVLYSAHDVTLSPVLSALGITEARFPRFAARLVFELWQDGKKPKEHFIRILYNGADVTFQTSFCKDHYKRSSKPMCPLEKFVHFVKRDMFLVFNSTSYYDACRRRPL, encoded by the exons ATGGCTACTTGTGCTACTGCTTCTCAGGCTGGTTGGAGCtacaagggaaaacagaaacGGAGAATGGTTGTGTTGCTTGTCTTTCTGGTTTTAG TGCATTTAATCCCAGTAAACCCCATCAGGGAAGATGGTTTGAATCCCAAAAGCCGAAAGAGAATAATGCCTGATTTGCTGACGGAGCCTCCTGCAATAGATCCTGTTTATGAAGCTCATGTTTACTGCAATATTCCCACCATTGCTGAACGCAGCATGGAAG GTCATGCACCTCATTATTTTAAGCTAGTGTCAGTTCAAGTGTTGATTCGACATGGTGATAGATACCCACTATATGCCATTCCCAAGACAAAGAGGCCTGACATTGACTGTATGTTGCTGCCTAGCAG GAAACCTTCTCATCTTCAGCTTGAAGCATTCATTAAACATATGTCCAAAGGGTCTGCAGCTCAAATGGATGGTTCCCTAAGCAGCCTGCCTCGCTACCCTAGTCATTCTCTGTGCGAAATGGGAGAGCTGACACAAACAG gagttgTGCAACACTTGCGGAACGGACAACTGTTGCGAGACATTTATATAAACAAACATAAGCTCCTTCCCAGTGACTGGACAGCAAAACAGCTCTACTTGGAGACAACAGGAAAAAGTCGAACCCTGCAGAGTGCCCTGGCGCTGCTTTACACTTTTTTACCAGATTTTGACTGGAGGAAAATTAACATAAGGCATCAATGGAGCACCATTTTTTGCGCTGGAAGCTGTGACTGCCCTATGCGAAACCACTATCTGGAAGAGGAGCAGCGCAGACAGTACAGTTTGCGGGTGAAAAACAGTGATTTGGAGAAAATATATGTGGATATGGCAAAGATCGTAGGCATTCCCACCAGGCAGTTGAGAGCTTCCAACCCAATAGATTCTCTCTTGTGCTATTTTTGCCACAATGTCAGTTTTCCCTGTACCAAAACTGGCTGCATTAGTATGGAACACTTCAAAGTAATCAAAAGACATCAGCTGGAAGATGAGAGAGAAAGACAAGACAAGAAACTTTATTTCTTGTATGCACTATTGGCTACTCATCCTCTCCTCAACCAGACTGTTAATCGGCTGCAGCGAattgcagaaggcaaaaaagaagAAGTATTTGTTCTTTACTCTGCACATGATGTCACCTTGTCACCTGTTCTCAGTGCCTTGGGTATTACAGAGGCCAGATTTCCTAGATTTGCTGCCAGATTAGTTTTTGAGCTGTGGCAGGATGGGAAGAAGCCCAAAGAACACTTTATCCGTATCCTGTATAATGGCGCAGATGTCACATTCCAGACCTCGTTTTGCAAGGATCATTACAAGCGCTCGAGCAAGCCAATGTGCCCACTAGAAAAATTTGTCCACTTTGTCAAGAGGGATATGTTCTTAGTTTTTAACAGCACTAGCTATTATGATGCATGTCGCAGAAGACCGCTGTAG
- the PXYLP1 gene encoding 2-phosphoxylose phosphatase 1 isoform X2, which produces MLFRNRFLFLLALAALLAFLSLSLQFLHLIPVNPIREDGLNPKSRKRIMPDLLTEPPAIDPVYEAHVYCNIPTIAERSMEGHAPHYFKLVSVQVLIRHGDRYPLYAIPKTKRPDIDCMLLPSRKPSHLQLEAFIKHMSKGSAAQMDGSLSSLPRYPSHSLCEMGELTQTGVVQHLRNGQLLRDIYINKHKLLPSDWTAKQLYLETTGKSRTLQSALALLYTFLPDFDWRKINIRHQWSTIFCAGSCDCPMRNHYLEEEQRRQYSLRVKNSDLEKIYVDMAKIVGIPTRQLRASNPIDSLLCYFCHNVSFPCTKTGCISMEHFKVIKRHQLEDERERQDKKLYFLYALLATHPLLNQTVNRLQRIAEGKKEEVFVLYSAHDVTLSPVLSALGITEARFPRFAARLVFELWQDGKKPKEHFIRILYNGADVTFQTSFCKDHYKRSSKPMCPLEKFVHFVKRDMFLVFNSTSYYDACRRRPL; this is translated from the exons TGCATTTAATCCCAGTAAACCCCATCAGGGAAGATGGTTTGAATCCCAAAAGCCGAAAGAGAATAATGCCTGATTTGCTGACGGAGCCTCCTGCAATAGATCCTGTTTATGAAGCTCATGTTTACTGCAATATTCCCACCATTGCTGAACGCAGCATGGAAG GTCATGCACCTCATTATTTTAAGCTAGTGTCAGTTCAAGTGTTGATTCGACATGGTGATAGATACCCACTATATGCCATTCCCAAGACAAAGAGGCCTGACATTGACTGTATGTTGCTGCCTAGCAG GAAACCTTCTCATCTTCAGCTTGAAGCATTCATTAAACATATGTCCAAAGGGTCTGCAGCTCAAATGGATGGTTCCCTAAGCAGCCTGCCTCGCTACCCTAGTCATTCTCTGTGCGAAATGGGAGAGCTGACACAAACAG gagttgTGCAACACTTGCGGAACGGACAACTGTTGCGAGACATTTATATAAACAAACATAAGCTCCTTCCCAGTGACTGGACAGCAAAACAGCTCTACTTGGAGACAACAGGAAAAAGTCGAACCCTGCAGAGTGCCCTGGCGCTGCTTTACACTTTTTTACCAGATTTTGACTGGAGGAAAATTAACATAAGGCATCAATGGAGCACCATTTTTTGCGCTGGAAGCTGTGACTGCCCTATGCGAAACCACTATCTGGAAGAGGAGCAGCGCAGACAGTACAGTTTGCGGGTGAAAAACAGTGATTTGGAGAAAATATATGTGGATATGGCAAAGATCGTAGGCATTCCCACCAGGCAGTTGAGAGCTTCCAACCCAATAGATTCTCTCTTGTGCTATTTTTGCCACAATGTCAGTTTTCCCTGTACCAAAACTGGCTGCATTAGTATGGAACACTTCAAAGTAATCAAAAGACATCAGCTGGAAGATGAGAGAGAAAGACAAGACAAGAAACTTTATTTCTTGTATGCACTATTGGCTACTCATCCTCTCCTCAACCAGACTGTTAATCGGCTGCAGCGAattgcagaaggcaaaaaagaagAAGTATTTGTTCTTTACTCTGCACATGATGTCACCTTGTCACCTGTTCTCAGTGCCTTGGGTATTACAGAGGCCAGATTTCCTAGATTTGCTGCCAGATTAGTTTTTGAGCTGTGGCAGGATGGGAAGAAGCCCAAAGAACACTTTATCCGTATCCTGTATAATGGCGCAGATGTCACATTCCAGACCTCGTTTTGCAAGGATCATTACAAGCGCTCGAGCAAGCCAATGTGCCCACTAGAAAAATTTGTCCACTTTGTCAAGAGGGATATGTTCTTAGTTTTTAACAGCACTAGCTATTATGATGCATGTCGCAGAAGACCGCTGTAG